Part of the Phragmites australis chromosome 23, lpPhrAust1.1, whole genome shotgun sequence genome is shown below.
AAGCACACTAGCATTGATCTTTATATTCAACTGTATAGCTGTAAGCTAATTTTTTACTATGTCACTGCAGGAGAATTGCTTTCCGAGCTGGTCGATGTGCTGAAGAAGTCTGGGGCTAAATATACCATTCTTTATGCTTCTCAACCATCCGGTTTACTGGAAAACCCTACCAACCTACCATTAGGGAGGTATCTTGCAGAGAAGACCAATACTACTAAAGTTGGCCAGGGCAAATGTGATGGAGAGTGCCTAGTCAAATCAACTCTTCTGGAAGGAACTTTTGTTGTAAGTTGTTACTTGTGCTCTGGTTCATTATTGGTTTGCTCTATTCTGAAATGTGGGCTCACCTGTATAACGATTGTTTGTATATCAATATACCTTACTTCCTTGTATTATTTTCTCACACTTGTACTTCCTTGTATTATTTTCTCACACTTGTACTTCATTGTATTATTTTCTCACACTTGTCTACTATATGCAGGGAATAGTGCTTCTTAtcatcttgatatcaggactcATGTGTATGATGGGAATTGATACTCCCTCGAGGTTCGAAACTCCCCAGGAATCTTGATCTCACTTTAATGCAGATCAGATACGGGAACTCGATGAGGCACAAGGAGTATGAACGATTGATGTTTGCTGGTCTGCACTGTGGATATAGTTAGTTTCCTATTTGAAAGTGCTCTGTGTATTTTACTGAGCCGACTGCTACTTACAATGTGATCAATTTTTGGTGTAATATTCTATCTCATACCTACGGAGATCTAGCTGAGCTTTTGCAAACTCCTACATGTGCAAGGCTTGTGTTGTGCCAGAATTAGCATTGCTTCCGGTGTTTTCTGTGAATAACCTGGAATTCAGGTAGCCAATAAGATGACACTATGCATCAAATAAAATGAAATCATGTTATTTACTCCATCAGATGTTACTGCACTTTAAACAAGAGTGTCGCATCTATGTACATTTTGTGCCTCTACTGACACTGTGAATTGCTGAAGTACAGTCTGTTGTCAACATCTATGGTCTGGGAATTGCAAAGCGTTCTCTGTGTGTGAAATGCACAGGCTGATAAACTCCTTGTTCCTTATGCCTGGTCAAGATGTCTGCTTATTTTCTGTCTCATTACTGTTCAGGATTGTGTGTGGTCCCCACCTGAATGTCGTTACTTACTCATGAATCAACACTCGACAGATACTGGATAAATTCAGTAAGCTTTCTGATTAGGACACAAAGCCACTTTTAAAGCACTCATCATTTTCTAGTTCACTGGTGAGGTTACTGTCAGGGCAACTTTATTGCGCAAGTAATCACTTGACTGAGATTGGAACGGAATAGGTAATCGACTCAATTCCTGTCTCTCTTGGGTCAATTTGTCCTTGATGATGGTCTGCCTGTCTTGGCTTAGAACCCAAGTACCTGGAAATTTGTGGCGCCTGCGTATATAACATGCTCTCGTCTTGTACCTCGTTAACGAAGGTGAATGCAACAAAAATTTACTATTATGTTTTTGATTGTATCCTTTAGCAAATTGAAGGGTCGTATATAACTATTTGTAGTGGTGATTGATTAAAAAATTGGAAATTTACTTaactaaaattcaaacaaaatactGGTAAACACGGTACATTTTTTCTACCGGGTTTATCATTGATAATGTTTTCACTCATGCTCATGAGCTAGAAAATTCGAGAGTAAATGAAATCTTACCATTGCAAAAGATGTCGAAGTAAGAATTAGATGATCACAGGCATACTCTGCCAATGATTTAGCATACATCAACTGTACCACATGGAGCACTGAGATCAAGCACGAAAAAGCCTTTCCTTGCTCTTTTTGTTAGCACTTTTGCTTCTTGTTTGTGCTactttttcttgctcttttcctCATATCAGTGGCTACCGCTGTCACTTGTCAATATGTAACATTGTACAAATACTGAGCTAGTACACGTCAAATATATGATTGATACTAGTTTGAAAATGAGAACATAGATGAAAGCAAATATGCTCAAGGTAACATGCACTAGGTCTCTAGATTTTCCTTTTGTCGGCGGTGAGGACGACATGTTGGCCATACAAAGGTTGCCAGATAAGTGCGTGTTAGCTTCTTAGGAACCATGCCGCAACTGTAGCCTGAAAAACATGACTTGTAAGAAAGATGATGAAAGAAATTTGTGGGCAGAAACAGAGTTCTTCCGAAAACTGAAAGTACGCAAGTAGCCATATCACTTGGGAGTAAAGAAACTCTCATCCATTGGCGATGTGATGCCAAAAAGGTCATGCACATGGGATTCCCATGCTGTACAGTAAAAAAGGTCATgcagtacgtacgtacgtactaAACTTGCGCTGTACTTATGCGTGGTTCTTATATATGTGGCACGTGAAAACAGATGGGATAGGCTCAGCGTAACTTGCACCGGATTTTGATGCACGAAAGATGCCCAAAGGCAGGTAAAAAGGTGAATCTTGCTAATCATCTTTCCCCGGCTTGCATTTTGCAACCACGCATGCAAATGCAAGAGCTGGATTATTATGCCATGAGTTTGGAAACTTCAACTTCAGTTAATGCTTTACTGGCCATCACAcatgtttttttaaataatggaAACAAGTTTTCAGCCTCTGCATCATGACAGGTTAACAGCTCTCGCTGATTTTCAAGATGAACGATCATTGTGTAACTTTCACATGATTCCAGTTTCTCACACAATTTTCTTCTGTGGAAGCACATTTATGTACAGTAGTATCCCTTCCGGAAAAATGAATGGAAAGGAGCAATGTTTAATTAAATTCATGAGAAACAGCTAGCCACAATACGAGAACTAACAAATTTAGATTGATAAGCTCAAGTCACATGAATAGTTCGCAGAAAGTACGCTGTCACTGGCTAACAGCTGCCATGTTCTTCAGCCATACCTAGCTTGCAGCCTTGCACCAAGCTGTACATCAACATCAAAGGCCATTCCGATCCCGACTTGTGCGCCAAGATTATATGGTTGCATCTTCAATTATTATTGACAAATTGATAATTAAACCGCTATTCTTTCATAGTAAGCTAGGTTGCGTTGCACCAAGATTTTTTACAATCTAATTTTCGTACCAGGTTTCAAAGAATTCAGTACTTCACCAAGGGTAAAGTTATAGACTAAGTAAAAGAAGCTACCATTAATCACAAGCCTGTGTACCGTAACAATATCGGCAGCAGCAACGAACAAAATCTCAGAAACAAACCAACATTGTCCTTTTTACATGACCTAAAACAAACTATATGGCCTCTCAGTGTACGAACTAACTAATGAATTAACCAACCAACAAAACGGCCAGAAAATTACTAAAACAACCATTCCCATTCAGTAGCGCCGGCCTAGCCGATGCCGATCATGCACCAAAATTCTTAGCAGCTGGTCCATTAATTGTAGCAGCAGTAACAGAAGCACTAGTAGTACCAAGTATGACCAAAGCTCCCGAGCTTGTTCTGCGGCAAGCTGAGCGGCTTCTGCTCCAAACCTCCAGTCACCGGCGATAAACCCTTGGACACGGCAGCAAAATTTGGTGCCATGGCCGCTCCTAGGGCTTTCACCATCATTGCCTGATGATGATCATCATACTGTTGATGCAAATCGTAGCCTCCCATCGTGCGGGGTGCATGAAGCATATCCCAGGAGGCGCTGTTGCTTCTGCGACTTGTTGGAACCGACGAACCGGCCAGCATGTCGCTGCTTGTTGTGTTATTGAGGCTGTAATTGTTAGGAAGGTCGACGAAGTTACTCCTAGTCGTGGatcccgcggcggcggcggcggcagcaatTGAGTAGTGATCCGCGTTGTacggcgccgccgcggcgttGATGGTCATCGTGTTGGGCAAGGGCAAGCTACCCACGGAGTTGAAGTACATGGGATCGACCATGGAGTCAAGCAACTCGTCGTCGCCCTCGCCGGCATCGACCGACACCGAGCTGACGTTGAGCGTTCCGGCAGAGTTCTCCACGGCGTCCTTGTTGGCTTCCCCTTTCTTGTGGAACACCTTGCACACAACCCATTCATCCTAACACGCCCATAACATAAGAAAATAAACCAAGAAAATAAACACTTTGTTGCAAATTCATTTTTTCAACACAACTAGACGACGGTTGAAGTTGTGTCCGTACGTACCTTGGGATTGAATCGTAGGTTTGCGTTGTTGTCCCTGGACTTGCCCTCGAGGCGGTACTCGTGCATGACCCAGTTGGTATTGGATCCCCTTGGAGCCCTACCCATGTAGAACACCAGCGTCTTCTTCATCCCCACCAGTTCGCCccctctacctccaccagcaGAAGCTGAACCTGAAGCTGGCTTGAAGATCTGCCTGTCCTTCCCGGTGGCCTTCCAGTAGCCCTCCTTGGTGGCACGGTTGGTGCGCATGCCTGTCGGGTATTTCATGTCCTTGTGGTAGAAGAAGTACCACTCCTTCTCCCCCATCTTCGCCTTGCCTTCatatcaatatatatacatggcaGAAAACATCAATTGATTAGGTAAAATTAGTTTTTCTTCTGATCTATGAAAAAATCAGCAGAACTCCTGCTGTCATTTCAAAAATATTAGGTAAAATTAGATGTATGGATTGATTGAAAGGAAGCAAGTTTTGCAACTACATATATGTACGGTGCAACTGATGAACAAAAGGAAAAGGTGCATGACTTACTTGGGAGATCCCATGGCTCGCACTTGTTGAGATCCACCTCCCCGATGGCCCGCGGGTCCATGTTTGGGTTCAAGAACTTCTGCAGGAGATAGCTTGTGATGACCTCCTCGTCTGTGGGATGGAACCTGAACCCGGGTGGCAAGAACAAGTCACCTTGCTCTGATTTCAGACCACGCTCCACCATGATCGATCTCTTGCAAACACTATGGAGCATGGATTACACAAGCAACAGTGCCAGCAACTTGACTATGAATAGGAGAGAGACAAGGATCTCAAAGAAAGaaggcagagagggagagagagagggaagctTGTAAGCACAAGAAAGGTGGAGGAGAACGATAGAAAGGAGGGGATCAATAGAAATTAAGGggataaagagaggaggaatCCAAATTTTATAGTGGAAATGGGTCTATGGGACCTGATCTTCCTTTTGAGGAGCCAAACCTATAGCTTGCCTAGGAACGAAGTCTTCAGTCTTCACTCGGTTTGATTAGGCAGAAAAGAAATCAATGCGGTTTAATTAACACCTCTCCTACGTGCCTGTGGCTATGCCATCGGATCAGGATTAAGGTGTCATTAGAGGCAtataattactatttattttgGCTTTGATAAGCttggtttgttttttcttttacgATGTTGTGATAGCTGCTTACAGATGGTAGGTACTACAAACAGTCGGAAGGCTTGTGTGGTACTGTGGTAGGCCACTTGGGTTTCGTTTTCTTGGTTGCATATATTGCTGAGAAAGATACAGATCGTTTCCCTCATCTGAAGGGATACTTTCTCTCAGTCCAATAGCGTAGGTAGCTTGCTACTCCCTCCcattctaaatataagtcaatTAGTATATCAACACGATCtctaatataatattttaattaataatatttataaaaatatattatttaaaataaaaaagttatatattatgaaagtatttatCACGACGAATCTACTAACATCAACCCTATGCTATCAAACTATACTTTTTACTTGTTGATGGCCAAAGAAAAAAGAGTTTGACTTAGGACAAACCTAGATGGACTTATATTTATGATGAGAGGGAGTAGCTATAAGAGTTTACATGTCATCTGTAGAATATAGTAAAGATAAACTCTCCAATAGGCTATCTAT
Proteins encoded:
- the LOC133905717 gene encoding NAC domain-containing protein 45-like, which codes for MLHSVCKRSIMVERGLKSEQGDLFLPPGFRFHPTDEEVITSYLLQKFLNPNMDPRAIGEVDLNKCEPWDLPSKAKMGEKEWYFFYHKDMKYPTGMRTNRATKEGYWKATGKDRQIFKPASGSASAGGGRGGELVGMKKTLVFYMGRAPRGSNTNWVMHEYRLEGKSRDNNANLRFNPKDEWVVCKVFHKKGEANKDAVENSAGTLNVSSVSVDAGEGDDELLDSMVDPMYFNSVGSLPLPNTMTINAAAAPYNADHYSIAAAAAAAGSTTRSNFVDLPNNYSLNNTTSSDMLAGSSVPTSRRSNSASWDMLHAPRTMGGYDLHQQYDDHHQAMMVKALGAAMAPNFAAVSKGLSPVTGGLEQKPLSLPQNKLGSFGHTWYY